The window GCAGCAAAGGCTTTCAATAATTCTAATCTAGGTACAATAGCATCACCGCTAAACTGATTTGAATATTTTTCGGCACTCGTAATTACGAGGTCGTAATTTTCTTTCTCATACTCTTTGTAAAGTCTGTTATAAACAGCCAGCGGACTTGCGCTATCGTCTAATTTTGAATTAGGATTTCTCAAGATTTGCGCATAACGCGTGTCCGGATATTCACTAATGATTCTGTTTTTTAATTGTTCCGCTTTCGCGAAAGCGTCACTATCACTATTCTCTTTATAAATTAGATACAAGTTATATAAAGCTGGCAACAAAAGTTTTTCGGCTGGGTTGTGAGTCAATAACGTATCAAATCGATTAATTGCCAGATCGTTGCGTTTAAACTTTTCTTTATAAATAACACCAAGTTGATAGTAAGCAAAATTTCTAGACTTAGCGATACTGTCTAATACGAACTTACCTTCTGGTAATGTGCTAGTATAAAACTCTGTAGTAAATTCTGGACGTACCTCTACCTCTTCCACCACATCTTCAGTGACAGTTGCCGTTTCTAGTTCTTCCTTTTTATCCTTGCGCCTCCAGTTGTCTTTAAGATCTCTTTTACCCCATTTTTTTCTAAAATCTATCTTGCCACGAGCAACTGTTTGCTGATTAAAAAAGTAGAAGGTACTTGCGCTGGTAGAGCCACCAGTACGCACATTTGATCCTGGCGCGCCAAAAGAAGGTCCCGTTTTACCACGTCTAGTAACTTTATTGTTATTGATTTTTGAAAACGCCGTTTGATCTTGAGCGGCTTTTGCTGCTTCAATCTCTGCTTCTTCTGCGATGCGCTCCTCTTCGGCCTTAAGGCTATCTATATAATCTTGATAGTATTGCTCTTGTTGTTTAGGAGACATGGCAAGAACTTTAAAAATACTATCGGCGCTACGGCGATGCCCTTCATAAAAAATCACATCTTCAAGATTATTTCTCTTTTTACTCACCAGACGGTGTTCTTTTGTGCGTGGTGTATAATTTGCAATAGCACTATCATAATACTTACCTGCATTGACAAACTTAGACTGGTCAAAACTAATTTTTCCTAAAGCAGAATAATTATTACCCCTTAAATACAAGTCCTTTCCGCCCTTTGCTCTCAAAGATTTATTGTAATAATCCTTTGCCAGCTCAACACTATCTTCTTTTTCATAATAGATCGCTTTACGAGAATAAATAGCATCTAGCCATGGTCTGTTTTCACGATTTTCTTCTAACTCAATAATTGTAGCAAGCAGCTCTTCTTTACTATCTAGTGCAGGATCAAAGTTTTTAATCTTTTCTATAAAAGCATTTAAATAATAACGTCTCGGTATTTTACGATGCATTTCAATAATCTCATCGTAATGTGCAAAAGCGCTATCTCTTTGTCCAGTTTTGGCAAAAAGCTGTGCCGTT is drawn from Nonlabens dokdonensis DSW-6 and contains these coding sequences:
- the porW gene encoding type IX secretion system periplasmic lipoprotein PorW/SprE; translated protein: MKQFFYNISITFLLIAILTGCSRKKNSFISRNLHAVGTEYNVLYNGNLALQAGLDGLEQTYLDNYWDILPVERMQIKKEVFLPGEKAPDPNFERAEEKAVKAVQKHSMLINETEYNPQIDEAYMLLGKARYYDQRFIPALEAFNYILQFMPESDQINQAKVWRERTNMRLDNNETAIRNLTKLLKEEVESIETEDLSIANATLSQAFLNLEEVDSALIYMNRAENQTENRETQARYKFITAQLFAKTGQRDSAFAHYDEIIEMHRKIPRRYYLNAFIEKIKNFDPALDSKEELLATIIELEENRENRPWLDAIYSRKAIYYEKEDSVELAKDYYNKSLRAKGGKDLYLRGNNYSALGKISFDQSKFVNAGKYYDSAIANYTPRTKEHRLVSKKRNNLEDVIFYEGHRRSADSIFKVLAMSPKQQEQYYQDYIDSLKAEEERIAEEAEIEAAKAAQDQTAFSKINNNKVTRRGKTGPSFGAPGSNVRTGGSTSASTFYFFNQQTVARGKIDFRKKWGKRDLKDNWRRKDKKEELETATVTEDVVEEVEVRPEFTTEFYTSTLPEGKFVLDSIAKSRNFAYYQLGVIYKEKFKRNDLAINRFDTLLTHNPAEKLLLPALYNLYLIYKENSDSDAFAKAEQLKNRIISEYPDTRYAQILRNPNSKLDDSASPLAVYNRLYKEYEKENYDLVITSAEKYSNQFSGDAIVPRLELLKAFAAGRLYGFKEYKKGIDYVALNFPNTEVGKSAQKLVTDAEALKIPEVFLPENGLTDYKLVYRFNNSETAAMDDLVGNLNEAIKKENFSFNVSNDVYNKNERLVVVHGLSSKLGAQGLGDLMAAPEHNFKVSRPFIAIAAENYKIIQVHKNLDKYEKEML